In the Streptomyces formicae genome, one interval contains:
- a CDS encoding SagB family peptide dehydrogenase: protein MTAPATTEQTLGAAALRFLGTGHLPPDALPTADTGLMPPLYKSYPDAPRHPLTSPGEAPGATPGERLSWLLRQTGGLTRMRWMSGIMPTGLATTSTEAARERRVILAPGRPGAASGSRYPVEVYVAHCDVDGTTAGLSHYDPAHHALERLRSGEGRDLLLTHLAEPPSLRPEFVLLLSSVLWRNSAKYGSFGYRLQSLDCGVAVAQVVAAAESAGLSAEVHLRFHDRELDRHVGLDPLAESVFAVVTVRGSGGGAEPVTSSASSVPSASSASWWRSDVPAERPAPRPLTGTPAVAEAAALHEAILDGSPGGTGGEGIAGSETPDPATPSPPATSGPTIPLPPVHPAPARGFTRRRTVYGYRPAPVPPEVLASLYATATAPVRSDLPSMPDGDGEPVRIGGVIRGVPGVATGAYLYDRASHALRPTRGADAARAVLHAAKSPMLADECRTATATLVVCGDPRGGVVAYGDRWYRMLNIAAGTAAQRVALAAAAAGLDSHVHCDFDLTGIADALGLPAPLTPLVLVTVGRAAPDRTDPQLPLRGTITSERDSA, encoded by the coding sequence GTGACCGCACCCGCCACGACCGAGCAGACCCTCGGCGCCGCCGCCCTCCGCTTCCTCGGCACCGGACACTTGCCGCCGGACGCGCTGCCCACCGCCGACACGGGCCTCATGCCACCGCTCTACAAGAGCTACCCGGACGCCCCGCGCCATCCGCTGACCTCACCCGGCGAGGCGCCGGGAGCCACCCCGGGGGAGCGGCTCTCCTGGCTGCTGCGGCAGACGGGCGGGCTCACCCGGATGCGGTGGATGAGCGGCATCATGCCGACCGGCCTCGCCACCACGTCGACGGAAGCGGCACGCGAACGGCGGGTGATCCTCGCGCCGGGACGCCCCGGCGCGGCCTCCGGATCCCGCTATCCCGTCGAGGTGTACGTCGCCCACTGCGACGTGGACGGCACGACTGCCGGGCTCTCCCACTACGACCCCGCGCACCACGCGCTGGAGCGGCTCAGGAGCGGCGAGGGGCGGGACCTGCTGCTCACGCATCTCGCCGAACCGCCTTCCCTGCGCCCGGAGTTCGTTCTCCTGCTGAGCAGCGTCCTATGGCGGAACTCCGCGAAGTACGGCTCGTTCGGCTACCGCCTCCAGAGCCTGGACTGTGGCGTCGCGGTGGCGCAGGTGGTGGCCGCCGCCGAGAGCGCCGGGCTTTCGGCCGAGGTCCATCTGCGTTTTCACGACCGGGAGTTGGACCGGCACGTGGGTCTTGACCCGCTGGCGGAGAGCGTGTTCGCGGTGGTGACGGTGCGCGGTTCCGGGGGCGGCGCGGAGCCGGTGACGTCGTCGGCGTCGTCCGTGCCCTCCGCGTCGTCGGCGTCGTGGTGGCGGAGCGACGTCCCGGCCGAGCGCCCGGCACCCCGGCCGCTGACCGGCACCCCCGCCGTCGCGGAAGCGGCCGCGCTGCACGAGGCCATCCTCGACGGATCTCCGGGCGGTACCGGGGGTGAGGGGATCGCGGGTTCCGAGACTCCCGATCCCGCGACCCCCTCACCTCCCGCGACCTCAGGCCCCACCATCCCCTTGCCTCCCGTACACCCCGCCCCCGCACGCGGATTCACCCGGCGTCGTACCGTCTACGGCTACCGCCCCGCCCCGGTGCCGCCCGAGGTCCTCGCCTCCCTGTACGCCACCGCCACCGCGCCCGTCCGCTCCGACCTGCCGTCCATGCCGGACGGCGACGGGGAGCCCGTCAGGATCGGCGGGGTCATCCGTGGCGTGCCTGGGGTGGCCACGGGGGCGTATCTCTACGACCGCGCGTCGCACGCGCTGAGGCCCACCCGTGGGGCCGACGCCGCGCGGGCCGTGTTGCACGCGGCCAAGAGCCCGATGCTGGCCGACGAGTGCCGTACCGCGACCGCGACCCTGGTGGTCTGCGGGGATCCGCGCGGCGGGGTCGTCGCGTACGGCGACCGGTGGTACCGCATGCTCAACATCGCCGCGGGCACCGCCGCGCAGCGCGTCGCTCTCGCCGCGGCCGCCGCGGGGCTCGACAGCCACGTGCACTGTGACTTCGACCTGACGGGCATCGCGGACGCGCTCGGCCTGCCCGCGCCGCTGACGCCGCTCGTCCTGGTGACGGTGGGGCGCGCGGCCCCCGACAGGACCGATCCGCAGCTGCCCCTGCGGGGCACGATCACGAGTGAGAGGGACAGCGCCTGA
- a CDS encoding SagB family peptide dehydrogenase, producing MTLTKDGGTTPGERFWRRSLYDYAAMTAEAPGGREGGPAEPERFRRFGELPRFPLPAPPSALAPGGQVPSADFHSALLHYTNGVLRTEFGPTARWPYHRATPSARCFAPVDTYLWTPGHDGLPAGLYAHDAAHHALVQLRTGDFEDVLGRALGAHIDGAVGMLLLSTVFWRTAFRYGSYAYRLCAQETGLVAGNALLVADALGVAGQVHHQFVDGAVERLLGVRPPRESVALALPLYARGGSSRRRSAPVAEAELVTVEPVELPVSSPPGNGLEICPELVELDRSARLTDTASFGSLPADPAVGEGAHAASSRAPLPDLAATLRGRTSGSPVFRAAGPPVPAGAVRRVTDRLPYAYASDARPHGTPSPVRAHLWTNRVDGMRAGLHELTPDGPVHQGELPPDRLGVAAPNIDYRSVHAVFFLSGPREAAQLAFGDRGFRILHHEAGVLAQRVCVLSAAEGLAARIHNGYDAAVLSRALSLPEGHEPLFQIALGTPGPDERCLLPVPGQTPVGSPRPEGAHQ from the coding sequence ATGACCCTCACGAAGGACGGGGGGACGACGCCCGGCGAGCGCTTCTGGCGGCGTTCGCTGTACGACTACGCCGCCATGACCGCCGAGGCGCCGGGCGGCAGGGAGGGCGGCCCCGCGGAGCCGGAGCGGTTCCGGCGGTTCGGGGAGCTGCCGCGCTTCCCGCTGCCCGCGCCGCCGTCCGCGCTGGCGCCCGGGGGACAGGTGCCGAGCGCGGACTTCCACTCGGCGCTGCTCCACTACACCAACGGTGTCCTGCGCACCGAGTTCGGCCCGACCGCCCGCTGGCCCTACCACCGGGCCACCCCGTCGGCCCGCTGCTTCGCGCCCGTCGACACCTATCTGTGGACGCCCGGGCACGACGGGCTGCCCGCGGGCCTGTACGCCCACGACGCGGCCCACCACGCCCTGGTCCAGCTCAGGACCGGCGACTTCGAGGACGTGCTCGGCAGGGCGCTCGGGGCGCACATCGACGGCGCGGTCGGCATGCTGCTGCTCTCCACGGTGTTCTGGCGGACCGCCTTCCGCTACGGCAGTTACGCGTACCGCCTCTGCGCGCAGGAGACCGGCCTGGTCGCCGGGAACGCGCTGCTCGTCGCGGACGCGCTGGGCGTGGCGGGGCAGGTGCACCACCAGTTCGTCGACGGTGCCGTCGAGCGGCTGCTCGGCGTGCGCCCGCCGCGGGAGAGCGTGGCGCTCGCCCTGCCCCTGTACGCGCGGGGCGGCTCCTCGCGCCGCAGGTCCGCGCCGGTCGCCGAGGCGGAGCTGGTGACGGTCGAGCCCGTCGAGCTCCCTGTGTCGTCGCCGCCGGGGAACGGCCTCGAAATCTGCCCGGAACTCGTCGAGTTGGACCGCTCGGCACGGCTGACCGACACGGCGTCGTTCGGCTCGCTGCCCGCCGATCCGGCCGTTGGGGAGGGCGCGCACGCGGCGTCGTCGCGCGCACCGCTGCCCGACCTCGCCGCGACCCTGCGCGGCCGTACGTCCGGGAGCCCCGTGTTCCGCGCGGCGGGGCCGCCGGTCCCGGCGGGGGCGGTGCGCAGGGTCACGGACCGCCTGCCGTACGCGTACGCGTCGGACGCGCGGCCGCACGGCACGCCGTCCCCCGTCAGGGCCCACCTGTGGACGAACCGCGTCGACGGCATGCGGGCCGGTCTCCACGAGCTGACGCCGGACGGGCCCGTGCACCAGGGGGAGCTGCCGCCGGACCGGCTCGGGGTGGCCGCGCCCAACATCGACTACCGGTCCGTGCACGCGGTGTTCTTCCTCTCAGGCCCGCGCGAGGCCGCCCAACTTGCCTTCGGGGACCGGGGGTTCAGGATCCTGCACCACGAGGCGGGCGTGCTGGCTCAGCGCGTGTGCGTGCTGAGCGCGGCCGAAGGGCTCGCCGCGCGCATCCACAACGGGTACGACGCGGCCGTCCTGTCCCGCGCCCTGTCCCTGCCCGAGGGGCACGAGCCGCTGTTCCAGATAGCGCTCGGCACGCCCGGACCCGACGAACGCTGCCTGCTGCCCGTCCCCGGCCAGACCCCTGTGGGAAGCCCGCGCCCGGAAGGGGCCCACCAGTGA